One window of the Planktothrix sp. FACHB-1365 genome contains the following:
- a CDS encoding type II toxin-antitoxin system RelE/ParE family toxin, with amino-acid sequence MGYQVVWSPQAIDDIDAIAAYIARDSISYAAAVVQRIIEVTRNLRLSPEAGIIVQEFGDETIREQFAYTYRIIYQIQDDIVTIAAVIHGKTLLKFELSQQ; translated from the coding sequence ATGGGTTATCAAGTAGTTTGGTCGCCTCAAGCCATTGATGATATTGATGCAATTGCTGCTTATATTGCACGAGATTCAATTTCTTATGCGGCGGCGGTTGTCCAGAGAATCATTGAAGTTACACGGAACTTGAGATTATCTCCTGAAGCGGGAATTATTGTTCAAGAATTTGGCGACGAAACCATCCGTGAACAATTTGCTTACACCTACCGAATCATTTATCAAATCCAAGACGACATTGTTACCATTGCCGCCGTGATTCACGGTAAAACGTTATTAAAATTTGAATTGAGTCAGCAGTAA
- a CDS encoding Uma2 family endonuclease has translation MLASKLETLLNSEENLQGSEVRYITDKVTWQYYEILLTQLEDSLEFRLTYLDGILEVMSPSRNHESIKTRIGTLLEIYFLETNTEYYPTGSMTLRNPEQRGGTEPDESYCIGTNKEIPDLAIEVIITSGGINRLDVYQRLGVREVWFWQNNQFQVYHFRAENIEQFQSTSGYELIKNSELLPSLNLTVLAEFVQHPNPLVAAKSFRQTLNQ, from the coding sequence ATGTTAGCTAGTAAACTGGAAACATTACTTAATTCCGAAGAAAACTTACAAGGTTCAGAGGTTCGTTACATCACAGATAAGGTAACTTGGCAATATTATGAAATACTATTAACTCAATTAGAAGATAGTTTAGAGTTTCGTTTAACTTATTTAGATGGTATTTTAGAAGTTATGTCCCCCAGTCGCAATCATGAAAGTATTAAAACTCGCATAGGAACCCTTTTAGAAATCTATTTTTTAGAAACAAATACAGAATATTATCCCACAGGTTCCATGACCTTACGAAACCCAGAACAACGGGGGGGAACTGAACCGGATGAAAGTTATTGTATTGGAACTAATAAAGAAATTCCTGATTTAGCCATAGAAGTTATCATTACCAGTGGGGGAATTAATCGCTTAGACGTTTATCAAAGATTGGGAGTGCGAGAAGTTTGGTTTTGGCAAAATAATCAGTTTCAAGTTTATCATTTTCGGGCTGAAAATATTGAACAATTTCAGTCAACATCAGGATATGAATTAATCAAAAATAGTGAACTGCTTCCCTCTCTCAATTTAACTGTATTGGCGGAATTTGTACAACATCCTAATCCTTTAGTTGCTGCAAAATCTTTCCGTCAAACCTTAAATCAGTAG